In Calonectris borealis chromosome 22, bCalBor7.hap1.2, whole genome shotgun sequence, one genomic interval encodes:
- the LOC142091591 gene encoding olfactory receptor 4D1-like yields the protein MEPQNVTGPVKEFVLLGFSHSLKTQQFLFTVFFIVYLMTCLGNITILTTVITDCHLHTPMYFFLANLAFTDITESSVNTPILLSGLLSQHKTVPFKECILHMFLFHFIGGAHIFLLAVMAADRYVAIHKPLQYLTIMNREICVGLVAGSWAGGFIHSATQIGLLLPLPYCGPNTLDNFHCDVPQVLKLACIDTYLTELLMVSNGGLLLIVIFVLLLISYTVILVKIRRQVTEAKNKALSTCIAQIMAISITFIPGIFIYARPFKTFELDKVASIFFTVLVPVLNPMVYTLRNTEMKKAIRRLVSRVMRDSSQV from the coding sequence ATGGAGCCACAGAATGTAACCGGTCCTGTGAAGGAATTTGTCCTCCTGGGCTTCAGCCACAGTCTTAAGACTCAGCAATTCCTGTTCACAGTCTTCTTCATTGTCTACCTGATGACCTGCTTGGGAAACATCACCATCCTCACCACTGTTATCACTGACTGCCACTTGCACAcacccatgtacttcttcctggCCAACTTAGCATTCACAGATATCACCGAATCATCAGTAAATACTCCCATTCTGTTGTCAGgtctcctctcccagcacaaAACTGTTCCATTCAAGGAGTGCATCCTTCACATGTTTTTATTCCACTTCATTGGTGGTGCTCATATCTTCCTTCTTGCAGTGATGGCAGCTGATCGGTATGTAGCTATCCATAAGCCCTTGCAGTACTTGACAATCATGAACCGTGAGATATGTGTAGGTCTAGTGGCAGGGTCATGGGCAGGTGGATTCATTCACTCTGCAACACAGATTGGTCTGCTTCTCCCTTTGCCTTACTGTGGTCCTAACACCCTGGACAATTTCCACTGTGATGTTCCACAAGTACTGAAACTGGCTTGCATTGACACCTACCTGACGGAGCTGCTGATGGTCTCAAATGGTGGACTGCTCCTCATAGTAATTTTTGTCTTGCTCCTCATTTCATACACTGTCATTTTAGTGAAGATAAGGAGGCAAGTCACCGAAGCAAAGAACAAAGCTTTGTCTACCTGCATAGCCCAGATAATGGCAATAAGCATAACATTCATTCCAGGAATATTCATCTATGCTCGGCCCTTCAAGACATTCGAACTGGACAAAGTGGCCTCCATCTTCTTCACTGTGCTTGTTCCAGTGCTGAATCCCATGGTCTACACTctgagaaatactgaaatgaaaaaggcCATCAGGAGACTTGTTTCTAGGGTCATGAGAGATTCTTCCCAGGtttaa
- the LOC142091681 gene encoding olfactory receptor 4D1-like produces the protein MEQENSTTTVKKFVLGGLTESAMLQYILFTTFLIIYTMTWLGNVTIITTIITDQQLHKPMYFLLGNLAFIDLSESSVTLPKMLWDLLSEVKTISFQGCITQMFFFHFTGGAVSILLLVMALDRYVALHKPLQYLNIMNPNVLLGLVAGAWVGGFLHSIVQVALVIQLPFCGPNFLDNFYCDIPQVIKLACTDIYVVELLMVSNSGLLTSLIFIVLIVSYAVILVKVRTHLTEGKHKAFSTCGAQVAVVSIHFVPCIFIYARPFEKLVVDKAMSSLYTLITPMLNPLIYTLRNTEMKNAINRLVNNIFFRMRNSQLSFS, from the coding sequence ATGGAGCAGGAGAATTCTACCACCACTGTGAAGAAATTTGTCCTTGGTGGTTTAACTGAAAGTGCCATGCTGCAGTATATTCTCTTTACAACTTTCCTCATAATCTACACAATGACTTGGCTTGGAAATGTCACCATCATCACCACAATAATCACAGATCAACAGCTCCACAAGCCTATGTACTTTTTGTTGGGAAATTTAGCCTTCATAGACCTCAGTGAATCCTCAGTGACTCTGCCCAAGATGCTATGGGACCTCCTGTCTGAGGTTAAGACCATTAGTTTTCAGGGCTGCATCAcacagatgtttttcttccatttcacagGAGGTGCTGTGTCCATCCTCCTCTTAGTGATGGCTCTGGATCGGTATGTGGCTCTCCATAAACCTTTGCAGTACCTAAACATTATGAATCCCAATGTTCTCCTCGGGCTGGTAGCAGGAGCATGGGTAGGGGGGTTTCTTCATTCTATTGTGCAGGTAGCACTGGTCATTCAGTTGCCATTCTGCGGACCAAATTTTCTAGACAATTTCTACTGTGATATCCCACAGGTCATCAAACTGGCCTGTACAGATATCTATGTAGTTGAGCTACTCATGGTGTCCAATAGTGGACTGCTTACAAGCCTCATCTTCATTGTCCTGATTGTGTCATACGCTGTCATCCTGGTCAAAGTCAGGACACATCTTACGGAGGGgaagcacaaagccttttccacttgTGGAGCTCAGGTTGCAGTTGTGAGCATCCATTTTGTACCCTGCATCTTCATCTATGCACGTCCGTTCGAAAAGCTTGTGGTAGACAAAGCCATGTCATCTCTTTACACACTCATCACTCCAATGCTTAATCCCCTAATCTACACACTGAGGAACACAGAGATGAAGAATGCCATCAACAGATTAGTCAACAACATCTTTTTCAGAATGAGAAATTCACAGCTGTCCTTTTCTTAG